A window of the Deinococcus gobiensis I-0 genome harbors these coding sequences:
- a CDS encoding shikimate dehydrogenase family protein, whose translation MHAAAFAAAGWPGTYEARRVAPQDLPAAIADLRAPDVLGANLSLPHKEAALALLDGLSPAARAIGAVNTVVHREGRLLGDNTDAPGLLAALDGAGAPAGGLSVVLGAGGAARAAVYALRSRGQEVVVVNRTPGRAAALTRDLGGQALSAAEVPWARVGLLVNASSAGLGDPQASPLTPLPALAAGALVYDMVYKPTETRLMREARAAGVRAENGLGMLAHQARLAFTAWTGAQVPAAVFLVALAGGVQVPPRL comes from the coding sequence ATGCACGCGGCGGCCTTCGCGGCGGCCGGCTGGCCCGGAACCTACGAGGCCCGCCGGGTCGCCCCCCAGGACCTGCCGGCGGCCATCGCCGACCTGCGCGCGCCGGACGTGCTGGGAGCCAACCTCAGCCTGCCGCACAAGGAGGCCGCGCTGGCCCTGCTCGACGGCCTCAGTCCGGCCGCGCGGGCCATCGGGGCCGTGAACACCGTCGTCCACCGGGAGGGCCGCCTCCTGGGGGACAATACCGACGCGCCCGGTCTGCTGGCGGCGCTCGACGGGGCCGGCGCGCCTGCTGGGGGCCTGAGCGTGGTGCTGGGCGCGGGCGGCGCGGCGCGGGCGGCCGTGTACGCGCTGCGTTCGCGTGGGCAGGAGGTCGTGGTCGTGAACCGTACGCCCGGGCGCGCCGCCGCCCTGACGCGCGACCTGGGCGGACAGGCCCTGAGCGCCGCCGAGGTGCCCTGGGCACGGGTCGGGCTGCTGGTCAACGCCAGCAGCGCCGGTCTGGGCGATCCGCAGGCCAGCCCCCTGACCCCCCTGCCCGCGCTGGCTGCGGGAGCGCTGGTGTACGACATGGTCTACAAGCCCACCGAAACCCGGCTCATGCGTGAGGCCCGCGCCGCCGGGGTGCGCGCCGAGAACGGGCTGGGCATGCTGGCGCATCAGGCCCGGCTGGCCTTCACCGCCTGGACGGGCGCGCAGGTGCCGGCGGCGGTGTTCCTGGTGGCGCTGGCCGGCGGGGTACAGGTGCCCCCCCGGCTGTGA
- a CDS encoding phospholipase D-like domain-containing protein, whose product MWRSGSGLRWRAAVAGACALAGGLAGPASAAVFPLGLGPVAAAAPLIAPICAPPTRPLELALWRVATADDRPDLSCDNAFVGYLRTPRGPGTPQDAFEVIAQQVRGARREVLLTSMEWQGGQGAGGQASPGYTFASAVRDLYARVRADPATYPQGMRVRVVMGGYPDFTRPDGMTQVLSLARDLRALGVPLEDAALDWHVSVLDYGFFPHSHAKLHVIDGEDVTVEGYNFADTHLPDGENGGRGLHDLGLRMRGPVAQDAVAAFDDLWRHSRQLRCPADVAAAEVEARCALDESDPPAHPARARAATPAGDARAFVFYRRPGSDVADQAQQAALLAARREIDLLEADFSPDLSCWLAYLNPDGCGRETFPPYLAALLDAMERGVHVRVLTVNYGYGAFANRSGVALLRAEARRRGLDALFEARYVDFKLHSKAVTLDRELVMAGSVNFHFSSWGPLGLNEALIATSDPSAVAGQQASFEDLWAGHSTPVPEEWWMRFVRRG is encoded by the coding sequence ATGTGGCGTTCCGGGTCCGGCTTGAGATGGAGGGCGGCCGTCGCGGGGGCCTGCGCTCTGGCAGGGGGCCTTGCAGGACCGGCGAGCGCGGCGGTCTTTCCGCTCGGCCTGGGGCCGGTCGCGGCGGCGGCGCCCCTGATCGCCCCGATCTGCGCGCCCCCCACACGCCCGCTGGAACTGGCGCTGTGGCGCGTGGCGACCGCCGACGACCGCCCGGACCTGAGCTGCGACAACGCCTTCGTGGGCTACCTGCGCACGCCGCGCGGCCCCGGCACGCCGCAGGACGCCTTCGAGGTCATCGCGCAGCAGGTGCGCGGGGCGCGGCGCGAGGTCCTGCTGACCAGCATGGAGTGGCAGGGCGGCCAGGGCGCAGGGGGCCAGGCCAGCCCGGGCTATACCTTCGCCTCGGCGGTGCGGGACCTGTACGCGCGGGTCCGCGCCGACCCGGCCACCTATCCGCAGGGCATGCGCGTGCGCGTGGTGATGGGCGGCTACCCCGACTTCACGCGCCCCGACGGCATGACCCAGGTCCTGAGCCTCGCCCGCGACCTGCGCGCGCTGGGTGTGCCGCTGGAAGACGCGGCGCTCGACTGGCACGTGTCGGTGCTCGACTACGGATTTTTTCCGCACAGCCACGCCAAGCTGCACGTCATCGACGGGGAGGACGTGACGGTCGAGGGCTACAACTTCGCCGACACCCACCTGCCCGACGGCGAGAACGGCGGACGCGGCCTGCACGACCTGGGCCTGCGGATGCGCGGCCCCGTCGCCCAGGACGCCGTCGCCGCCTTCGACGACCTGTGGCGGCACTCCCGCCAGCTCCGCTGCCCCGCCGACGTGGCGGCGGCCGAGGTCGAAGCCCGCTGCGCCCTGGACGAGTCCGACCCGCCCGCGCACCCGGCGAGGGCCCGCGCGGCCACCCCGGCCGGCGACGCCCGCGCCTTCGTGTTCTACCGCCGCCCCGGCAGCGACGTGGCCGACCAGGCCCAGCAGGCGGCGCTGCTGGCCGCCCGCCGGGAGATCGACCTGCTGGAGGCCGACTTCAGCCCGGACCTGTCCTGCTGGCTGGCCTACCTGAATCCCGACGGCTGTGGGCGCGAGACCTTTCCGCCCTATCTCGCGGCGCTGCTCGACGCGATGGAGCGGGGGGTCCACGTGCGCGTCCTCACCGTGAACTACGGATACGGGGCCTTCGCCAACCGCAGCGGCGTGGCCCTGCTGCGCGCCGAGGCGAGGCGGCGGGGGCTCGACGCCCTGTTCGAAGCCCGCTACGTGGATTTCAAGCTGCACAGCAAGGCGGTCACCCTGGACCGCGAACTGGTCATGGCGGGCAGCGTCAACTTCCATTTCAGTTCGTGGGGGCCGCTGGGCCTGAACGAGGCGCTCATCGCCACGAGCGACCCCTCGGCGGTGGCCGGGCAGCAGGCGAGTTTCGAGGACCTGTGGGCCGGTCACAGTACGCCCGTGCCGGAGGAGTGGTGGATGCGCTTCGTGCGGCGCGGGTAG
- the ispH gene encoding 4-hydroxy-3-methylbut-2-enyl diphosphate reductase, which yields MIEKVYLAKPRGFCAGVVMAIQAVERAAAQEDRPVTVYHSIVHNHTVVERLREGGNVHFVEDLDTVDALPDKGETVIFSAHGISPAVRERARALGLATIDATCPLVTKVHTEAKKYAREGYTILLIGDSARHQEVIGTRGEAPEHTILVGVLGKTGEGLHDPHTVEVPDPEKLVVLTQTTLSVDDTRRTVDVLRARFPALHVPPSEDLCYATKNRQDAVKTIAPNVDAFLVLTSTHSSNGMRLLELAAETCGRAERLETAADLAGLDLGGVRSVGITSAASTPDDLVQEVVAHFRSLNPALEVIEEGEWEDIEFRTPKKILPTQELPRTMR from the coding sequence ATGATCGAGAAGGTGTACCTCGCCAAACCGCGCGGCTTCTGCGCCGGGGTGGTCATGGCGATTCAGGCGGTCGAGCGCGCCGCCGCGCAGGAGGACCGGCCCGTGACGGTGTATCACTCCATCGTCCACAACCATACGGTCGTCGAGCGGCTGCGCGAGGGCGGCAACGTGCATTTCGTCGAGGACCTCGACACGGTGGACGCCCTGCCGGACAAAGGCGAGACGGTGATCTTCAGCGCCCACGGCATCAGCCCGGCGGTGCGCGAGCGGGCGCGGGCGCTGGGGCTGGCGACCATCGACGCGACCTGCCCGCTGGTGACGAAGGTCCATACCGAGGCCAAGAAGTACGCCCGCGAGGGCTACACCATCCTGCTCATCGGGGACAGTGCCCGGCACCAGGAGGTCATCGGCACGCGCGGCGAGGCCCCCGAACACACCATCCTGGTCGGCGTGCTGGGCAAGACCGGCGAGGGCCTGCACGACCCCCACACCGTCGAGGTGCCCGACCCCGAGAAGCTGGTCGTGCTGACCCAGACCACCCTGAGCGTGGACGACACCCGGCGCACCGTGGACGTGCTGAGGGCCCGCTTTCCGGCGCTGCACGTGCCGCCCAGCGAGGACCTGTGCTACGCCACCAAAAACCGCCAGGACGCCGTGAAGACCATCGCCCCGAACGTGGACGCCTTCCTGGTCCTGACGAGCACGCACAGCAGCAACGGCATGCGGCTGCTGGAACTCGCCGCCGAGACCTGCGGGCGCGCCGAGCGCCTGGAGACGGCGGCCGACCTCGCCGGCCTGGACCTGGGCGGCGTGCGGTCGGTGGGCATCACGAGCGCGGCGAGTACCCCCGACGACCTCGTGCAGGAGGTCGTGGCGCACTTCCGGAGCCTCAACCCGGCACTGGAGGTCATCGAGGAGGGCGAGTGGGAGGACATTGAGTTCCGCACGCCCAAGAAGATCCTGCCGACGCAGGAGCTGCCCCGCACGATGAGGTGA
- a CDS encoding glutamate-5-semialdehyde dehydrogenase, protein MTVAEQISIREMGRRARQAGRTLRSLPTARKAAALLAIARELRAREAEILAANARDVAAAQDAGLPAHMVDRLRLSAASLAAIAADVEAVAALPDPVGEQTEARRQPSGVEVSQRRVPLGVLGVIYESRPNVTVDVAALALMSGNAAILRGGKETVHSNAALEDAIRAALEGQGLPAGAVQVIRDPARERMLELLRLDEYVDAIIPRGGAGLHRFCVENATVPVIVGGIGVVHIYLDESFTRDPADVERAAAIVRNAKVQKPSACNALDTLLVDRAALDALPDVLRPLLADGVDLRADAESLGALRGAGLAAAPAADTDYGTEFLALVASVRVVSGLDEALDFIAEHGGHTDVILTRDAAQAERFVGDVDSAAVMVNASPRFNDGGQLGLGAEVAISTQKLHARGPMGLRELTTTKWVVRGEGQVRG, encoded by the coding sequence ATGACCGTGGCCGAACAGATCAGCATCCGGGAGATGGGCCGGCGGGCCAGACAGGCGGGGCGCACCCTGCGCTCGCTGCCCACCGCGCGCAAGGCGGCGGCCCTGCTCGCCATCGCCCGCGAGTTGCGCGCCCGCGAGGCCGAGATCCTGGCCGCGAACGCCCGCGACGTGGCAGCGGCCCAGGACGCGGGGCTGCCTGCCCACATGGTGGACCGCCTGCGCCTGAGCGCCGCGTCGCTGGCCGCCATCGCCGCCGACGTGGAGGCCGTCGCCGCGCTGCCCGACCCGGTGGGCGAACAGACCGAGGCGCGGCGCCAGCCCAGCGGCGTCGAGGTTTCGCAGCGGCGCGTGCCGCTGGGCGTGCTGGGCGTCATCTACGAGAGCCGCCCGAACGTGACGGTGGACGTGGCCGCCCTGGCCCTCATGAGCGGCAACGCGGCCATCCTGCGCGGCGGCAAGGAGACGGTCCACAGCAACGCGGCGCTGGAAGACGCCATCCGCGCGGCGCTGGAAGGCCAGGGCCTGCCGGCGGGCGCGGTGCAGGTCATCCGCGACCCGGCGCGCGAGCGGATGCTCGAACTGCTGCGCCTCGACGAATACGTGGACGCGATCATTCCGCGCGGCGGAGCGGGCCTGCACCGTTTCTGCGTCGAGAACGCGACCGTGCCCGTGATCGTGGGGGGCATCGGCGTGGTGCACATCTACCTCGACGAATCGTTCACCCGCGACCCCGCCGACGTGGAACGCGCCGCCGCCATCGTCCGCAACGCCAAGGTGCAGAAGCCCAGCGCCTGCAACGCCCTGGACACCCTGCTGGTAGACCGCGCGGCCCTGGACGCCCTGCCCGACGTGCTGCGGCCCCTGCTGGCCGACGGCGTGGACCTGCGCGCCGATGCCGAGAGCCTGGGCGCGCTGCGCGGGGCGGGGCTGGCCGCCGCGCCCGCCGCCGACACCGACTACGGCACCGAATTCCTGGCCCTGGTCGCCAGCGTGCGGGTCGTGTCCGGGCTGGACGAGGCGCTGGACTTCATCGCCGAGCACGGCGGGCACACCGACGTGATCCTCACCCGCGACGCCGCGCAGGCCGAGCGCTTTGTCGGCGACGTGGACAGCGCCGCCGTGATGGTCAACGCCAGCCCCCGCTTCAACGACGGCGGGCAGCTGGGCCTGGGGGCCGAGGTCGCCATCAGCACCCAGAAGCTGCATGCGCGGGGGCCGATGGGTCTGCGCGAACTCACCACGACCAAATGGGTCGTGCGTGGCGAGGGGCAGGTCCGGGGCTAG
- the proB gene encoding glutamate 5-kinase translates to MRVVLKLGTSVLTGGTDRLHRPRLVELMRGMAAVRAAGHEVVLVTSGAVLAGWETLGFPPRDRTLAEKQLLAAVGQGRLMHLYALMAELYGVNVAQVLLTADDFRDRTRYLNARTTLEGCLTRGVLPIINENDAVATGQLKLGDNDTLSAFVANLVEADLLVILTDAPGLYTADPRLDPHATLIPVVERVTPDIWALAGGAGSHRGTGGMRTKIQAAEIATRAGTPLVLAPGDLEGALERIVAGEALGTRFLAHGTRLEARKRWILAEIAAGRVLLDEGAAQAVEGRGGSLLPAGIRAVEGDFERGQTVRLLAPDGHEIGRGLTRYRSGDLARIAGRHSREIEGVLGFTYGPEAVHRDDLVRL, encoded by the coding sequence ATGCGCGTCGTCCTGAAACTCGGCACCAGCGTCCTCACGGGGGGCACTGACCGGCTGCACCGGCCCCGGCTCGTCGAACTCATGCGCGGTATGGCGGCGGTGCGGGCGGCGGGGCACGAGGTCGTGCTCGTGACCAGCGGCGCGGTGCTGGCCGGCTGGGAAACGCTGGGCTTTCCGCCGCGTGACCGCACCCTGGCCGAAAAACAGCTCCTGGCGGCGGTGGGCCAGGGCCGCCTGATGCACCTGTATGCCCTGATGGCCGAGCTGTACGGCGTCAACGTGGCGCAGGTGCTGCTCACCGCCGACGACTTCCGCGACCGCACCCGCTACCTCAACGCGCGCACCACCCTGGAGGGCTGCCTCACGCGCGGCGTGCTGCCGATCATCAACGAGAACGACGCCGTGGCGACCGGGCAGCTCAAGCTGGGCGACAACGACACCCTCTCGGCCTTCGTGGCGAACCTGGTCGAGGCCGACCTGCTGGTCATCCTGACCGACGCGCCGGGCCTGTATACCGCCGACCCCCGCCTGGACCCCCACGCCACCCTGATTCCGGTCGTCGAGCGCGTGACCCCCGACATCTGGGCGCTGGCGGGCGGGGCGGGCAGCCACCGGGGCACGGGCGGCATGCGCACCAAGATCCAGGCCGCCGAGATCGCCACCCGCGCGGGCACGCCCCTGGTGCTGGCCCCCGGCGACCTGGAGGGCGCGCTGGAGCGCATCGTGGCGGGCGAGGCCCTGGGCACCCGCTTTCTGGCGCACGGCACCCGCCTGGAGGCCCGCAAGCGCTGGATTCTGGCCGAGATCGCCGCCGGGCGCGTGCTGCTCGACGAGGGGGCGGCGCAGGCGGTAGAGGGGCGTGGAGGCAGCCTGCTGCCGGCGGGCATCCGCGCGGTCGAGGGCGACTTCGAGCGCGGCCAGACGGTGCGTCTGCTCGCCCCCGACGGCCACGAGATCGGCCGGGGCCTGACGCGCTACCGCTCGGGCGACCTCGCGCGCATCGCGGGGCGGCATTCGCGCGAGATCGAGGGCGTGCTGGGCTTCACCTACGGCCCCGAGGCGGTCCACCGCGACGATCTGGTGCGGCTCTGA
- the pcaC gene encoding 4-carboxymuconolactone decarboxylase, with translation MSDDDFRRGLEKRAEVMGQDFVDRAFAGDPEAFGQDFQRFLTEYAWGAAWGRGGLDNRERHMVTIAVLAALGREKELEGHLRATANTGVSERDLSDVLHQVAIYAGVPAALSAFNAAKRVLEK, from the coding sequence ATGAGTGACGACGATTTTCGCCGGGGCCTGGAGAAGCGCGCCGAGGTCATGGGCCAGGACTTCGTGGACCGCGCCTTCGCGGGCGACCCGGAGGCCTTCGGGCAGGATTTCCAGCGCTTCCTGACCGAGTACGCCTGGGGCGCGGCGTGGGGGCGCGGCGGCCTGGACAACCGCGAGCGCCACATGGTCACGATTGCCGTGCTGGCCGCCCTGGGCCGCGAAAAGGAGCTGGAGGGCCACCTGCGCGCCACTGCGAACACGGGTGTCAGCGAACGCGATCTGAGCGACGTGCTGCACCAGGTCGCCATCTATGCGGGCGTTCCGGCGGCCCTGAGCGCCTTCAACGCGGCCAAGCGGGTGCTGGAGAAGTAG
- a CDS encoding EamA family transporter: MPAPRLSLPPLPSLVLAMLSIQGGAAFAKSLFPALGPFGTTALRVGLAAALLFAVFRPSLRRLTRADWAVIVPYGAALGLMNLTFYASLKYLPLGLAVTFEFVGPLLLSLALSRRALDFVWVALAALGIVLIAPHGGEGSLSLPGVALALTAGGLWAGYIVAGGAVARRVPGTAGVVAGMTVAALIVLPFGLGQAGAGLLHPQLLLAGLAVAVLSSALPYTLEMRALRAIPTHVFGVLMSLEPALAALSGLLFLGERLTALQVAALLCVVVASAGISLTGKSVHAKPEPVS, translated from the coding sequence ATGCCTGCGCCCCGACTGTCCTTGCCGCCCCTGCCGTCGCTCGTGCTGGCGATGCTCAGCATCCAGGGGGGCGCGGCTTTCGCCAAGTCGCTGTTTCCGGCCCTGGGACCTTTCGGCACCACGGCGCTGCGGGTGGGGCTGGCCGCCGCGCTGCTGTTCGCCGTCTTCCGGCCGTCGCTGCGCCGCCTGACGCGCGCCGACTGGGCGGTCATCGTGCCCTACGGCGCGGCCCTGGGCCTGATGAACCTGACCTTCTACGCCTCGCTGAAGTACCTGCCGCTGGGTCTGGCCGTGACCTTCGAGTTCGTGGGGCCGCTGCTGCTGTCGCTGGCCCTCTCGCGCCGGGCGCTGGACTTCGTGTGGGTGGCGCTCGCGGCCCTGGGCATCGTCCTCATCGCGCCGCACGGGGGCGAGGGCAGCCTCAGCCTGCCGGGCGTCGCCCTGGCCCTGACCGCAGGTGGGCTGTGGGCCGGGTACATCGTGGCGGGGGGTGCGGTCGCGCGGCGCGTGCCCGGCACGGCCGGCGTGGTCGCGGGCATGACCGTGGCGGCCCTCATCGTCCTGCCCTTTGGCCTCGGGCAGGCGGGGGCGGGGCTGCTGCACCCCCAACTGCTCCTCGCGGGGCTGGCGGTCGCGGTGCTGTCCAGCGCCCTGCCCTACACCCTGGAGATGCGGGCGCTGCGGGCCATCCCCACCCACGTCTTCGGGGTCCTGATGAGCCTGGAACCGGCCCTCGCCGCCCTGAGTGGCCTGCTGTTCCTGGGCGAGCGCCTCACGGCCCTCCAGGTCGCCGCGCTGCTGTGCGTGGTCGTGGCGAGCGCGGGCATCAGCCTGACGGGCAAGTCGGTCCACGCCAAGCCGGAGCCGGTGAGCTGA
- the glgP gene encoding alpha-glucan family phosphorylase: MNIIGKVTVLPQLPPAIARLSELAYNLYWSWTPHAQSLYADLDHDIWERFHRNPVRLLLEVPQARLTQAAADPAYLARYAAVMADFDAYMGKKDTWVTKNAADLKPVAYFSMEYAFHESLPIYSGGLGVLAGDHCKSASDLGLPFTAVGMLFHQGYFRQLFDKDGWQNEAYDELDLTTLPIRPARNAAGEDVRVRVRIGGREVTVRVWTLQVGRIRVLLLDANVPENSEEDRKLTARLYGGNQELRVQQYVLLGVAGVRALRALDVPASVYHMNEGHAALMGLERMREYVESGLDFAAALETTASSTLFTTHTPVAAGNDAFTYELMDRYVGEWPGLLHTGRDDLYGLARHDQMWDGHLVPSFSMTVFALRLSRAANGVSELHGEVSRDMWNFLYPGAAPQEVPIGHVTNGAHNLTFTSQPMRDLLSTVLPADWTERLEDEAMWQAVENLSDTQLSDVQREMKREMVAFVRVRQREQALRNGASAADVAATDTLLREDVLTIGFARRFATYKRATLLFRDKARLARIVNHPEHPVQFVFAGKAHPADNPGKAFIQEIYRVSQEPEFKGKIVILENYDMNVARHLVQGVDIWLNNPRRPLEASGTSGMKASFNGSPNFSVLDGWWREGYDSTNGWPIGEEREYADLNVQDDADAFSLYSTLEDQIVPRYYGAGQGGESWAHTVRRSIETVSPRFSMQRQVIDYVRQYYVPLSKRGAEVAADHSARARHIASWKTWVRQQWPHTQISAQADLPPTARPGETVKVRAAVNPAGIHPDELKVEAVLMRGDEQHRVALTHGEGNVYSAEVALPDSGLYSLGVRMVPEIAGLSNELELGLIKWA, translated from the coding sequence ATGAACATCATCGGAAAAGTCACGGTGCTGCCGCAGTTGCCGCCCGCAATCGCGCGGCTCTCCGAGCTGGCCTATAACCTCTACTGGTCGTGGACCCCCCATGCGCAGAGCCTGTACGCCGACCTGGACCACGACATTTGGGAGCGCTTCCACCGCAACCCGGTGCGGCTCCTGCTGGAGGTGCCGCAGGCCCGCCTGACCCAGGCCGCCGCCGACCCCGCCTACCTGGCGCGCTACGCGGCGGTCATGGCCGACTTCGACGCCTACATGGGCAAGAAGGACACCTGGGTCACGAAGAATGCGGCCGATCTCAAGCCGGTCGCCTACTTCAGCATGGAGTACGCCTTCCACGAGTCGCTGCCCATCTACTCGGGCGGTCTGGGCGTGCTGGCGGGCGACCACTGCAAGAGCGCCTCGGACCTGGGTCTGCCGTTCACGGCGGTCGGCATGCTGTTCCACCAGGGCTACTTCCGGCAGCTGTTCGACAAGGACGGCTGGCAGAACGAGGCCTACGACGAACTCGACCTGACCACCCTGCCCATCCGGCCGGCCCGCAACGCGGCGGGTGAGGACGTGCGCGTGCGCGTGCGCATCGGCGGGCGCGAGGTCACGGTGCGGGTGTGGACCTTGCAGGTGGGCCGGATCCGCGTGCTGCTGCTCGACGCCAACGTGCCCGAGAACAGCGAGGAGGACCGCAAGCTGACCGCCCGCCTGTACGGCGGCAACCAGGAACTGCGCGTGCAGCAGTACGTGCTGCTGGGCGTGGCCGGCGTGCGCGCCCTGCGTGCCCTGGACGTGCCGGCCAGCGTGTACCACATGAACGAGGGCCACGCCGCCCTCATGGGCCTGGAGCGTATGCGCGAATATGTCGAGTCCGGTCTGGATTTTGCCGCCGCCCTGGAAACGACCGCCAGCAGCACCCTGTTCACGACCCATACCCCGGTGGCTGCGGGCAACGACGCCTTTACCTACGAACTGATGGACCGCTACGTCGGCGAGTGGCCGGGGCTGCTGCATACGGGCCGCGACGACCTGTACGGCCTGGCCCGCCACGACCAGATGTGGGACGGCCACCTCGTGCCCAGCTTCTCGATGACCGTCTTCGCGCTGCGCCTGAGCCGCGCGGCCAACGGCGTCTCGGAGCTGCACGGCGAGGTCAGCCGCGACATGTGGAACTTCCTGTACCCCGGCGCGGCCCCCCAGGAAGTGCCCATCGGCCACGTCACCAACGGGGCGCACAACCTGACCTTCACCAGCCAGCCCATGCGCGACCTGCTCTCGACGGTGCTGCCCGCCGACTGGACCGAGCGGCTGGAAGACGAAGCCATGTGGCAGGCGGTCGAGAACCTGAGCGATACCCAGCTCAGCGACGTGCAGCGCGAGATGAAGCGCGAGATGGTCGCGTTCGTGCGCGTCCGGCAGCGCGAGCAGGCGCTGCGCAACGGGGCCTCGGCCGCCGACGTGGCCGCCACCGACACCCTGCTGCGCGAGGACGTGCTGACCATCGGCTTCGCGCGCCGCTTCGCCACCTACAAGCGCGCCACGCTGCTGTTCCGCGACAAGGCGAGGCTCGCGCGCATCGTGAACCACCCCGAACACCCGGTGCAGTTCGTGTTCGCGGGCAAGGCCCACCCGGCCGACAACCCCGGCAAGGCCTTCATCCAGGAGATCTACCGCGTCTCGCAGGAACCCGAGTTCAAGGGCAAGATCGTCATCCTGGAAAACTACGACATGAACGTGGCGCGCCACCTCGTGCAGGGCGTGGACATCTGGCTGAACAACCCCCGGCGTCCGCTGGAGGCCTCGGGCACGAGCGGCATGAAGGCCAGCTTCAACGGCTCGCCCAACTTCAGCGTGCTCGACGGCTGGTGGCGCGAGGGCTACGACTCGACCAACGGCTGGCCCATCGGCGAGGAGCGCGAGTACGCCGACCTGAACGTGCAGGACGACGCCGACGCCTTCAGCCTGTACTCGACCCTCGAAGACCAGATCGTGCCGCGTTACTACGGCGCGGGCCAGGGCGGCGAAAGCTGGGCGCACACGGTCCGCCGGTCCATCGAGACGGTCAGCCCCCGGTTCTCGATGCAGCGTCAGGTCATCGACTACGTGCGCCAGTACTACGTGCCGCTCTCGAAGCGCGGCGCCGAGGTCGCGGCCGACCACAGCGCGCGCGCCCGCCACATCGCCTCCTGGAAGACCTGGGTGCGCCAGCAGTGGCCCCACACCCAGATCAGCGCCCAGGCCGACCTGCCGCCGACCGCCCGCCCCGGCGAGACCGTGAAGGTGCGCGCCGCCGTGAACCCGGCCGGGATTCACCCCGACGAGCTGAAGGTCGAGGCGGTCCTGATGCGCGGCGACGAGCAGCACCGCGTGGCCCTGACGCACGGCGAGGGCAACGTCTACAGCGCCGAGGTGGCCCTGCCCGACAGCGGCCTGTACTCGCTGGGCGTGCGCATGGTCCCCGAAATCGCCGGCCTGAGCAACGAGCTGGAACTGGGCCTGATCAAGTGGGCCTGA